The proteins below come from a single Dryobates pubescens isolate bDryPub1 chromosome 16, bDryPub1.pri, whole genome shotgun sequence genomic window:
- the LOC104303981 gene encoding ovomucoid-like, protein MKKTGSIALLGLMLLGCLSDIAAAQLQIFNNAVGQIQQFSCDVYRMSGGMLAACPRNYEPVCGTDEVTYPNECSLCTENLRNRDVTKKHDGQCVSQVDCTGYVRSVGGLMMPCTMEYTPICGTDGITYSNKCHFCNAVANGLNLNVRHRGTCSQGSNNAGIDCSEFSLSNLICPLNFDPLCGSDGKTYGNKCQFCEAFAFKL, encoded by the exons ATGAAGAAAACAGGGAGCATCGCCCTTCTTGGGCTCATGCTTCTCGGCTGCCTTTCTG atattgctgctgctcagctccagatTTTTAACAATGCTGTTGGTCAGATCCAG CAGTTCTCCTGTGATGTATACCGGATGTCTGGGGGCATGCTTGCTGCCTGTCCCCGCAACTATGAACCTGTCTGTGGCACCGATGAGGTGACCTACCCCAACGAGTGTTCCCTCTGCACAGAAAACCT CCGTAACCGAGACGTCACCAAGAAGCATGATGGACAATGTGTTAGTCAG GTTGACTGTACTGGATATGTGAGATCTGTCGGTGGTCTCATGATGCCCTGCACCATGGAATACACACCCATCTGTGGCACTGATGGAATTACCTACTCAAACAAATGCCACTTCTGCAATGCTGTGGC GAACGGACTGAACTTAAACGTGCGTCACCGGGGAACATGCTCTCAG GGTTCCAACAACGCAGGGATTGACTGCAGTGAGTTCTCGCTTAGCAATCTCATCTGCCCACTCAACTTTGACCCCCTGTGCGGATCCGATGGCAAAACCTATGGAAACAAGTGCCAGTTCTGCGAAGCATTTGC ATTTAAACTGTGA